A genomic window from Streptomyces sp. MST-110588 includes:
- a CDS encoding phosphatidylinositol-specific phospholipase C/glycerophosphodiester phosphodiesterase family protein — MNPYTRRTAVVSLTAALAAGLTTSAAARSRSAGRGAAPAGPAPRDARQAYGPAVAPAPLERAHAHNDYAHRRPLLDALSHGFGSVEADIWLVEGRLLVGHEESDLDRDRTLESLYLDPLRMRVRANGGQVYAGHPLPLQLLIDIKNSGASAYRELARRLLPYREMLSVSDHGRVRTGAVTAVVSGDRAARPPLEAEQVRHAFYDGRLGDLGTPAPASLIPLVSGSWEESFTWRGHGPMPAGERAALRRIVAAAHAEHRRVRFWATPDRPGAAREAVWRELLAAGVDHLNTDDLAGLERFLRAAG; from the coding sequence ATGAATCCGTACACCCGACGCACGGCCGTCGTGTCGCTGACCGCCGCACTGGCCGCAGGGCTCACCACGTCCGCCGCCGCCCGGTCCCGGTCCGCGGGCCGGGGAGCCGCTCCCGCCGGCCCGGCTCCCCGTGATGCCCGGCAGGCGTACGGGCCTGCGGTGGCGCCCGCCCCGCTGGAGCGCGCCCACGCCCACAACGACTACGCACACCGCCGCCCGCTCCTGGACGCGCTCTCCCACGGCTTCGGCAGCGTCGAGGCGGACATCTGGCTGGTCGAGGGCCGGCTCCTGGTCGGCCACGAGGAATCCGACCTCGACCGTGACCGGACGCTGGAATCCCTCTACCTCGACCCGCTGCGCATGCGCGTGCGTGCCAACGGCGGGCAGGTCTACGCCGGCCATCCGCTCCCGCTCCAGTTGCTGATCGACATCAAGAACTCCGGTGCGTCCGCCTACCGCGAGCTCGCCCGCCGACTGCTGCCCTACCGGGAGATGCTCAGCGTCAGCGACCACGGCCGGGTCCGTACGGGTGCGGTCACCGCCGTCGTCTCCGGCGACCGCGCCGCCCGGCCGCCCCTGGAGGCCGAGCAGGTCCGCCACGCCTTTTACGACGGTCGGCTCGGCGACCTGGGAACCCCGGCCCCCGCCTCCCTGATACCGCTGGTCTCCGGCAGTTGGGAGGAGAGCTTTACCTGGCGCGGCCACGGGCCGATGCCGGCCGGCGAGCGGGCCGCGCTGCGGCGCATCGTGGCCGCCGCGCACGCCGAGCACCGTCGGGTCCGTTTCTGGGCGACGCCGGACCGGCCGGGGGCCGCCCGCGAGGCGGTGTGGCGCGAACTGCTCGCCGCCGGGGTGGACCACCTCAATACGGACGACCTGGCCGGCCTCGAACGCTTTCTGCGGGCCGCCGGCTGA
- a CDS encoding N-acetylmuramoyl-L-alanine amidase encodes MTPARSLPSRRALLTGAAATATALTPLGATGAHASAHAAYPPVHWTPASPANYTAADRPAGYPVQLVVLHVTQETYADTVRIFQNPAKKVSAHYVLRSRDGYIGQCVREQDIAWHAGNWDRNTRSVGIEHEGWVDDPAWFTEALYRQSARLTAAVCDRYGIPKDRRHIIGHAEVPGTDHTDPGDYWDWAYYMKLVAAAP; translated from the coding sequence ATGACGCCCGCGAGATCCCTCCCTTCCCGGCGCGCTCTGCTCACGGGCGCCGCCGCGACGGCCACCGCCCTGACCCCCCTCGGCGCGACCGGTGCCCACGCATCCGCACACGCCGCCTATCCCCCGGTCCACTGGACGCCCGCCAGCCCGGCCAACTACACCGCCGCCGACCGCCCGGCGGGCTACCCCGTCCAACTGGTCGTGCTGCATGTGACACAGGAGACCTACGCCGACACCGTAAGGATCTTCCAGAACCCCGCCAAGAAGGTCTCCGCGCACTACGTCCTACGGTCCAGGGACGGCTACATCGGCCAGTGCGTACGGGAGCAGGACATCGCCTGGCACGCCGGGAACTGGGACCGCAACACCCGCAGCGTGGGCATCGAGCACGAAGGGTGGGTGGACGATCCCGCCTGGTTCACCGAGGCGCTCTACCGGCAGTCGGCCCGGCTGACCGCCGCCGTCTGCGACCGCTACGGCATTCCCAAGGACCGCCGGCACATCATCGGCCATGCCGAGGTCCCCGGGACCGACCACACCGATCCCGGTGACTACTGGGACTGGGCGTACTACATGAAGCTGGTCGCCGCGGCGCCCTGA
- a CDS encoding phosphodiester glycosidase family protein, whose protein sequence is MRATATVLAAWSVLAGGAVAAGPPATATAHTTATATGKAPALGRAAPLAPGVEYRDVRVPVSRGVARAHLLTVDLAEPGVSADLLYPGAVGARAPVSRLADGRGAVGAVNGDFFNITEVQHPGVEATGAPVGPAIASGRTLKAAVPDGQRFGPALPPTTTTEDVLGVGYDRRARLDRLSLRGTARTPDGTLPLRGLNQYALPVNGIGAYTPLWGPTSRVRATCGTDTDRAAPCSQETYEVTVRRGKVVGVARVPGRGGVAKGTVVLVGREEGARQLRKLSPGDPVGVGYRLVSRRAVPLRFAVGGFPIVRNQEPLAGLDTVTAAVRTSAGIGEGGHVLYLLALDGAAGNAGMTVRELAELMDRLGAEDALNLDGGGSSTLVTREPGSPGSTVRNHPSDGAERPVPNAVGIFSRR, encoded by the coding sequence ATGCGCGCGACGGCGACGGTGCTGGCGGCGTGGTCGGTACTGGCCGGCGGCGCGGTGGCCGCCGGACCACCGGCCACCGCGACCGCGCACACCACGGCGACCGCCACCGGCAAGGCCCCGGCCCTGGGGAGGGCCGCGCCCCTCGCACCCGGGGTGGAGTACCGCGACGTACGGGTCCCGGTCTCGCGCGGCGTGGCCCGCGCGCATCTGCTGACGGTCGATCTGGCCGAGCCCGGCGTCTCGGCGGACCTGCTGTATCCGGGCGCGGTCGGGGCCCGTGCCCCGGTCTCCCGGCTGGCGGACGGGCGGGGCGCGGTGGGCGCCGTCAACGGGGACTTCTTCAACATCACCGAGGTCCAGCACCCCGGGGTGGAGGCCACCGGCGCCCCCGTCGGCCCCGCGATCGCCTCGGGCCGGACCCTGAAGGCCGCGGTGCCCGACGGCCAGCGCTTCGGTCCGGCGCTGCCGCCCACGACCACCACCGAGGACGTACTGGGCGTCGGCTACGACCGCCGTGCGCGGCTGGACCGGCTGTCCCTCAGGGGCACCGCCCGGACCCCCGACGGCACGCTGCCGCTGCGCGGCCTGAACCAGTACGCGCTGCCGGTGAACGGCATCGGCGCGTACACGCCGCTGTGGGGCCCCACCTCGCGCGTCCGGGCGACCTGCGGGACGGACACCGACCGGGCCGCGCCCTGCAGCCAGGAGACGTACGAGGTCACGGTGCGCCGGGGCAAGGTGGTGGGCGTCGCCCGGGTGCCCGGCCGGGGCGGGGTGGCCAAGGGGACGGTGGTCCTGGTGGGGCGGGAGGAGGGTGCCCGGCAGTTGCGCAAGCTGAGCCCCGGCGACCCGGTGGGGGTCGGCTACCGGCTGGTCTCCCGGCGGGCGGTGCCGCTGCGCTTCGCGGTCGGCGGCTTCCCGATCGTACGGAACCAGGAGCCGCTGGCGGGCCTGGACACCGTCACCGCGGCCGTCCGGACCTCCGCGGGCATCGGGGAGGGCGGTCATGTGCTGTATCTGCTCGCGCTGGACGGCGCGGCGGGAAACGCCGGGATGACGGTACGTGAACTGGCCGAGCTGATGGACCGGCTGGGGGCCGAGGACGCACTCAACCTGGACGGCGGCGGATCCTCCACCCTGGTCACCCGGGAGCCGGGCAGCCCGGGGTCGACCGTGCGCAACCATCCCTCGGACGGCGCCGAGCGGCCGGTGCCCAACGCGGTGGGGATCTTCTCCCGCAGGTGA
- a CDS encoding family 2B encapsulin nanocompartment shell protein produces MTISAGTFSGSDSDRTHSSLTTGAARNLATTTKTVPQMQGVTSRWLLRLLPWVQVSGGTYRVNRRLSYTVGDGRIDFDVSGRDVGIIPEELRELPALRDFTDIAVLTALGRRFTQVEYAPGDVIAQEGTPADRIVLIAHGRVDRLGRGKYGDLTVLAALAGGDHLGDEPLTDPEAFWPYTYTAVTRVTVLALPRQAVQEIAEEADGLREHLATAGIGALPPQNASGEAAISLAAGHSGEPALPSTFVDYDLAPREYELSVAQTVLRTHTRVGDLYNDPMNQVEQQLRLTIEALRDRQEHEMVNNREFGLLHAADLRQRVRTRSGPPTPDDMDELLATVWKDPGFLLAHPKVIAAFGRECSARGLYPTAVDFMGHSLPSWRGVPIFPCNKIPVTEERTSSVLLLRTGEENRGVVGLHQTGIPDEYEPGLSVRFMGVNDQAILNYLVSAYYSAAVLVPDALGILEDVEIGY; encoded by the coding sequence ATGACGATCTCGGCCGGCACATTCTCCGGGTCCGACAGCGACCGTACGCATTCGAGTCTGACGACCGGCGCGGCGCGGAATCTGGCGACCACCACCAAGACGGTGCCGCAGATGCAGGGCGTCACCTCCCGGTGGCTGCTGCGGCTTCTTCCGTGGGTGCAGGTCTCCGGTGGTACGTACCGTGTCAACCGCCGGCTCTCGTACACGGTCGGGGACGGCCGTATCGACTTCGACGTCTCCGGGCGGGACGTCGGCATCATCCCCGAGGAGCTGCGTGAACTGCCGGCGCTGCGGGACTTCACCGACATCGCCGTACTGACCGCGCTCGGCCGGCGCTTCACGCAGGTCGAATACGCTCCGGGCGACGTCATCGCCCAGGAGGGGACGCCCGCGGACCGGATCGTGCTGATCGCGCACGGCAGGGTCGACCGGCTCGGCCGGGGCAAGTACGGCGACCTCACCGTGCTCGCCGCGCTCGCCGGCGGTGACCACCTCGGTGACGAACCGCTCACCGATCCCGAGGCGTTCTGGCCCTATACCTATACAGCGGTGACGCGGGTGACGGTCCTCGCGCTCCCCCGGCAGGCCGTCCAGGAGATCGCCGAGGAGGCCGACGGCCTGCGGGAACACCTCGCCACGGCCGGGATCGGCGCCCTGCCGCCGCAGAACGCCAGCGGTGAGGCGGCCATCTCCCTGGCCGCCGGTCACAGCGGCGAGCCGGCGCTGCCCAGCACCTTCGTCGACTACGACCTCGCACCGCGCGAGTACGAACTGAGCGTCGCCCAGACCGTGCTGCGGACCCACACCCGGGTCGGTGACCTCTACAACGACCCGATGAACCAGGTCGAGCAGCAGTTGCGGCTGACCATCGAGGCGCTGCGCGACCGCCAGGAGCACGAGATGGTCAACAACCGCGAGTTCGGACTGCTGCACGCCGCCGACCTGCGGCAGCGCGTGCGTACCCGCAGCGGACCGCCGACCCCGGACGACATGGACGAGTTGCTCGCGACGGTCTGGAAGGACCCGGGCTTCCTGCTGGCCCACCCCAAGGTGATCGCCGCGTTCGGCCGTGAGTGCAGTGCCCGCGGTCTCTATCCCACGGCCGTGGACTTCATGGGGCACTCCCTGCCGTCCTGGCGCGGGGTGCCCATCTTCCCGTGCAACAAGATCCCGGTCACCGAGGAGCGTACGAGTTCCGTCCTGCTGCTGCGTACCGGCGAGGAGAACCGGGGCGTGGTCGGTCTGCACCAGACCGGTATTCCCGATGAGTACGAGCCGGGGCTCTCGGTCCGTTTCATGGGCGTCAATGATCAGGCGATCCTCAACTACCTCGTCAGCGCCTATTACTCCGCCGCCGTGCTCGTGCCCGACGCGCTGGGGATTCTGGAGGACGTGGAAATCGGCTACTGA
- the xylB gene encoding xylulokinase, whose protein sequence is MVSRAAGPLVVGVDSSTQSTKALVVDAASGEVLARGQAPHTVCGGADGSGKESDPRQWWRALEGALFQCGRAAREVSAVSVAAQQHGLVTLDASGRPVRPALLWNDVRSAGRGARLVGELGGARAWARRVGSVPGPAFTVAKWAWLREMEPTAARAATAVRLPHDYLVERLTGAPVTDRGDASGTGWWAGATESYDEEILGHVGLDPAALPRVARPGEVVGTVRPEGLGLPRGALVAAGTGDNMAAALGLGLRPGRPVLSLGTSGTVYAVSTRRPADPTGTVAGFADARGDWLPLACTLNCTLAVDRVAALLGLDREAVEPGGPVVLLPFLDGERTPDLPGASGLLYGLRHDTTRGQLLQAAYDGAVFALLRALESVAPDAPADAPLLLIGGGARGRAWRETVRRLSGRPVVVPRAGEVVALGAAAQAAGLLLGEDPAAVARRWGTASGDHYEAVARDDASWERLARTLEAGGELLRPAH, encoded by the coding sequence ATGGTCTCAAGGGCGGCGGGGCCGCTCGTCGTCGGTGTGGACAGCTCCACCCAGTCCACCAAGGCGCTGGTCGTGGACGCGGCTTCCGGCGAGGTACTGGCCCGGGGTCAGGCACCGCACACGGTCTGCGGCGGGGCGGACGGGTCGGGCAAGGAGAGCGACCCGCGCCAGTGGTGGCGGGCGCTGGAGGGGGCGCTGTTCCAGTGCGGTCGCGCCGCGCGTGAGGTGTCGGCGGTGTCCGTCGCCGCCCAGCAGCACGGTCTGGTCACCTTGGACGCGTCGGGACGGCCGGTGCGCCCGGCCCTGCTGTGGAACGACGTACGGTCCGCCGGCCGCGGCGCGCGGCTCGTCGGGGAACTGGGCGGCGCCCGGGCCTGGGCGCGGCGGGTGGGGAGCGTGCCGGGGCCGGCGTTCACGGTCGCCAAGTGGGCCTGGCTGCGGGAGATGGAGCCGACGGCGGCCCGTGCGGCGACCGCCGTACGGCTGCCGCACGACTACCTCGTCGAACGCCTTACGGGAGCGCCGGTCACCGACCGCGGTGACGCGTCGGGAACGGGCTGGTGGGCGGGCGCCACGGAGTCCTACGACGAGGAGATCCTGGGGCATGTGGGGCTGGATCCCGCCGCGCTGCCGCGGGTGGCCCGGCCCGGTGAGGTGGTGGGGACCGTACGGCCCGAGGGGCTGGGACTGCCGCGCGGCGCGCTGGTGGCGGCCGGCACCGGCGACAACATGGCGGCGGCGCTCGGGCTCGGTCTGCGGCCGGGCCGGCCCGTACTGAGCCTGGGTACGTCGGGAACGGTCTATGCGGTCTCCACCCGCCGGCCGGCCGACCCCACCGGTACGGTCGCCGGGTTCGCCGACGCGCGCGGCGACTGGCTGCCGCTGGCCTGCACCTTGAACTGCACCCTCGCCGTGGACCGCGTGGCCGCGCTGCTCGGTCTGGACCGCGAGGCCGTCGAGCCCGGGGGCCCGGTGGTGCTGCTGCCCTTCCTCGACGGCGAGCGCACCCCCGACCTTCCCGGCGCCTCCGGGCTGTTGTACGGGCTGCGCCACGACACGACCCGTGGCCAGCTCCTCCAGGCCGCCTACGACGGCGCCGTCTTCGCGCTGCTGCGGGCGCTGGAGTCGGTCGCGCCCGACGCGCCGGCCGACGCGCCGCTGCTGCTGATCGGCGGCGGGGCCCGGGGGCGGGCGTGGCGGGAGACCGTACGCCGGCTTTCGGGGCGGCCCGTCGTCGTGCCGCGGGCGGGCGAGGTGGTCGCGCTCGGGGCGGCGGCGCAGGCGGCGGGGCTGCTGCTGGGCGAGGACCCGGCGGCCGTGGCGCGCCGGTGGGGGACGGCGAGCGGTGACCACTACGAGGCGGTGGCGCGGGACGACGCCTCGTGGGAGCGGCTGGCCCGGACGCTGGAGGCGGGCGGGGAGTTGCTGCGCCCGGCCCACTGA
- the xylA gene encoding xylose isomerase: MSQEPAPYGPAPYESASYEPAPYEPAPEDKFSFGLWTVGWQGRDPFGDATRRALDPVETVHRLADLGAYGVSFHDDDLIPSGTDGTGREAVLKRFRQALDATGLVVPMATTNLFTHPVFKDGAFTANDRDVRRYALRKTLRTIDLAAELGAHTYVAWGGREGAESGAAKDVRAALDRMKEALDLLGQYVTEQGYGLRFALEPKPNEPRGDILLPTVGHALAFIERLERPELFGVNPEVGHEQMAGLNFPHGVAQALWAGKLFHIDLNGQCGIKYDQDLRFGAGDLRAAFWLVDLLETAGYQGPRHFDFKPPRTEDLDGVWASAAGCMRNYLVLKERAAAFRTDSAVQEALRAARLDELARPTAEDGLAGLLADRTAYESFDAQAAAARGMAFEQLDQLALNHLLAAV, from the coding sequence ATGAGCCAGGAGCCCGCACCCTATGGACCCGCACCCTATGAGTCCGCGTCCTATGAGCCCGCACCCTATGAACCCGCGCCCGAGGACAAATTCAGCTTCGGCCTGTGGACGGTCGGCTGGCAGGGCCGGGACCCTTTCGGCGACGCCACCCGCCGCGCCCTGGACCCGGTGGAAACCGTGCACCGGCTGGCGGACCTGGGCGCGTACGGCGTCAGTTTCCACGACGACGACCTGATCCCCTCCGGGACCGACGGCACCGGGCGCGAGGCGGTACTCAAGCGGTTCCGGCAGGCGCTGGATGCCACCGGTCTGGTGGTTCCGATGGCCACGACCAACCTTTTCACCCACCCCGTCTTCAAGGACGGCGCCTTCACCGCCAACGACCGGGACGTTCGCCGGTACGCGCTGCGCAAGACCCTGCGGACCATCGATCTGGCGGCAGAGCTGGGCGCCCATACGTACGTCGCCTGGGGCGGACGCGAAGGCGCGGAGTCGGGGGCGGCCAAGGACGTGCGCGCCGCACTGGACCGTATGAAGGAGGCGTTGGACCTGCTCGGCCAGTACGTCACCGAGCAGGGCTACGGCCTGCGGTTCGCCCTTGAACCCAAGCCCAACGAGCCGCGCGGGGACATCCTGCTGCCCACCGTCGGTCACGCCCTGGCATTCATCGAACGCCTGGAGCGCCCGGAGCTGTTCGGCGTCAACCCCGAGGTGGGACACGAACAGATGGCCGGGCTGAACTTCCCGCACGGCGTCGCCCAGGCCCTGTGGGCGGGCAAGCTCTTCCACATCGACCTCAACGGCCAGTGCGGGATCAAATACGATCAGGACCTGCGGTTCGGCGCGGGGGATCTGCGCGCCGCGTTCTGGCTGGTCGATCTGCTCGAAACGGCCGGCTACCAGGGGCCGCGGCACTTCGACTTCAAACCGCCCCGCACCGAGGACCTGGACGGCGTCTGGGCCTCGGCCGCGGGCTGTATGCGCAACTACCTGGTCCTCAAGGAGCGCGCGGCGGCCTTCCGTACCGATTCCGCCGTCCAGGAGGCGCTGCGCGCCGCACGCCTGGACGAACTGGCCCGTCCCACGGCCGAGGACGGCCTCGCGGGCCTGCTCGCGGACCGTACCGCCTATGAGTCCTTCGATGCCCAGGCGGCGGCAGCCCGCGGCATGGCCTTCGAACAACTCGACCAACTCGCCCTGAACCACCTGCTGGCAGCCGTCTGA